The following proteins are co-located in the Tripterygium wilfordii isolate XIE 37 chromosome 2, ASM1340144v1, whole genome shotgun sequence genome:
- the LOC120016215 gene encoding polyadenylate-binding protein-interacting protein 3-like isoform X5: protein MNMQQVVQSKPSSNGFARRRGERDLGTRLQSASVGGKVGIFEGPSRDRLVYMTTCLIGQPVEVQLKDGSIYSGIFHAGLVHPSTADREFGVILKMACLTKDGSSRWPRAELVNKPPTKTFIIPGKELVQVLAKDVTVSTDGFSNDLQHEKHQEILLDSYISHSRLVDVERELGRWVPDNDDPQCPELDDIFDGPWNRLLKGWDQFETNETLFGVKSTFDEELYTTKLERGPQMRELEKEALRIAREIEDEETHDLHLAEERGISFHDKFDIDEETRFSSVDRGRRDDDSGYEENEDRSLDSCNIETFGISSAPVVKRNTSLIHWKNSDEAQLLPSSSLLDEANSSQSNDGAKSCHTGSFDQSSQLASELTSRSFSISECENRIEDNPRSAHGAEDISKELIQEQMVQDAQWSKLVDSQSSLIRNKDGLDNGALSSTATAYSPPSHVSLTGRERISTPVELSEVAVSTKVPSEAQSNACGRPGSSASSSSGFVSAANASSGLGLSPSSSMGSLSSEKSTLNPHAKEFRLNPNAKSFMPSQISVRPASPVSDGSFYYPSGVSAVPHMPGMPMGVGIGPSFSGHQPVFFDPQAASMQTPQAYFPPTGHQFGQQMLLGHPRQVLYMPSYQPYTALIIDHGPALYQVDGHEPSFLPLVHKEGSVLYDNSS from the exons ATGAATATGCAACAAGTTGTACAGTCCAAACCTTCTTCCAATGGGTTTGCTCGACGGCGAGGTGAGAGGGACTTGGGGACTAGGCTGCAGA GTGCATCCGTCGGTGGCAAAGTTGGAATATTTGAGGGTCCTTCTCGTGATCGTTTAGTTTATATGACAACATGCCTTATTGGGCAACCTGTGGAAGTACAGTTGAAAGATGGATCCATTTATTCTGGAATATTTCATGCTGGGTTGGTTCACCCATCCACTGCTGACCGGGAATTTG GAGTTATTTTGAAAATGGCTTGCCTGACAAAGGATGGTTCTTCTCGCTGGCCGAGGGCAGAGCTTGTTAACAAGCCTCCCACAAAAACTTTTATCATACCCGGCAAAGAGCTTGTACAAGTTTTGGCAAAG GATGTGACTGTCTCGACAGATGGGTTTTCAAATGATCTGCAACATGAGAAGCACCAGGAAATTTTACTCGACTCCTACATATCACATTCTCGTCTTGTTGATGTAGAGAGAGAACTGGGACGATGGGTCCCCGATAACGATGATCCACAGTGTCCGGAACTGGATGATATATTTGATGGCCCTTGGAATAGGTTGCTAAA GGGTTGGGATCAGTTTGAAACAAATGAAACATTATTTGGAGTAAAAAGCACTTTTGATGAGGAACTCTACACTACAAAACTTGAGAGGGGTCCTCAGATGAGAGAGCTGGAAAAGGAAGCCTTAAGGATTGCCAGGGAAATTGAGGATGAGGAAACCCATGATCTTCATCTGGCAGAG GAAAGAGGTATCAGTTTCCATGATAAATTTGATATTGACGAGGAGACCAGATTCTCTTCAGTTGATAGGGGTAGGAGGGATGATGATAGTGGATATGAAGAAAATGAGGATAGATCATTGGACTCATGCAATATTGAGACCTTTGGAATATCATCTGCTCCTGTCGTCAAGAGGAACACTAGTTTGATCCATTGGAAAAACAGTGATGAAGCTCAATTGTTACCGAGCTCTTCCTTACTG GATGAGGCAAATTCATCGCAATCAAATGATGGTGCAAAGTCTTGTCACACTGGTTCTTTCGATCAATCTAGTCAGCTGGCTTCTGAGTTAACTTCCAGGAGTTTCTCCATTTCAGAATGTGAAAACAG GATTGAGGACAATCCACGCAGTGCACATGGAGCAGAGGATATTTCTAAAGAACTTATTCAAGAACAGATG GTTCAGGATGCTCAATGGTCGAAACTTGTGG ATTCACAGTCATCGCTGATTCGCAATAAAGATGGCTTGGACAATGGGGCTCTATCCTCTACTGCCACGGCATATTCTCCTCCATCTCATGTTTCATTGACAGGCCGTGAGAGGATCAGTACTCCTGTTGAATTGTCAGAGGTTGCAGTATCTACTAAGGTACCCAGTGAAGCACAATCGAATGCTTGTGGGCGGCCCGGTAGTTCTGCATCATCAAGTTCTGGCTTTGTTAGTGCCGCTAATGCTTCTAGTGGTCTCGGTTTATCAccgagctcatctatgggctCATTATCTTCTGAGAAATCTACATTGAACCCCCATGCTAAG GAATTTAGACTCAATCCTAATGCCAAGAGTTTCATGCCCTCTCAAATATCTGTTAGACCTGCTTCCCCTGTGTCAGACGGTTCCTTCTATTATCCATCTGGGGTGTCTGCTGTACCACATATGCCTGGCATGCCTATGGGTGTAGGG ATTGGACCATCATTTAGTGGGCACCAGCCTGTGTTTTTTGATCCTCAGGCTGCTTCAATGCAGACACCTCAAGCATATTTTCCTCCAACTGGACATCAG TTTGGTCAGCAGATGCTTCTTGGCCATCCGAGGCAAGTTTTGTACATGCCCAGTTACCAACCG TACACCGCTTTGATCATCGACCATGGTCCAGCTTTATATCAGGTTGATGGACATGAACCATCATTTCTCCCCCTGGTACATAAAGAGGGAAGTGTTCTTTATGATAATAGCAGTTAA
- the LOC120016215 gene encoding polyadenylate-binding protein-interacting protein 3-like isoform X3: protein MNMQQVVQSKPSSNGFARRRGERDLGTRLQIVTGASVGGKVGIFEGPSRDRLVYMTTCLIGQPVEVQLKDGSIYSGIFHAGLVHPSTADREFGVILKMACLTKDGSSRWPRAELVNKPPTKTFIIPGKELVQVLAKDVTVSTDGFSNDLQHEKHQEILLDSYISHSRLVDVERELGRWVPDNDDPQCPELDDIFDGPWNRLLKGWDQFETNETLFGVKSTFDEELYTTKLERGPQMRELEKEALRIAREIEDEETHDLHLAEERGISFHDKFDIDEETRFSSVDRGRRDDDSGYEENEDRSLDSCNIETFGISSAPVVKRNTSLIHWKNSDEAQLLPSSSLLDEANSSQSNDGAKSCHTGSFDQSSQLASELTSRSFSISECENRIEDNPRSAHGAEDISKELIQEQMVQDAQWSKLVDSQSSLIRNKDGLDNGALSSTATAYSPPSHVSLTGRERISTPVELSEVAVSTKVPSEAQSNACGRPGSSASSSSGFVSAANASSGLGLSPSSSMGSLSSEKSTLNPHAKEFRLNPNAKSFMPSQISVRPASPVSDGSFYYPSGVSAVPHMPGMPMGVGIGPSFSGHQPVFFDPQAASMQTPQAYFPPTGHQFGQQMLLGHPRQVLYMPSYQPYTALIIDHGPALYQVDGHEPSFLPLVHKEGSVLYDNSS from the exons ATGAATATGCAACAAGTTGTACAGTCCAAACCTTCTTCCAATGGGTTTGCTCGACGGCGAGGTGAGAGGGACTTGGGGACTAGGCTGCAGA TTGTCACAGGTGCATCCGTCGGTGGCAAAGTTGGAATATTTGAGGGTCCTTCTCGTGATCGTTTAGTTTATATGACAACATGCCTTATTGGGCAACCTGTGGAAGTACAGTTGAAAGATGGATCCATTTATTCTGGAATATTTCATGCTGGGTTGGTTCACCCATCCACTGCTGACCGGGAATTTG GAGTTATTTTGAAAATGGCTTGCCTGACAAAGGATGGTTCTTCTCGCTGGCCGAGGGCAGAGCTTGTTAACAAGCCTCCCACAAAAACTTTTATCATACCCGGCAAAGAGCTTGTACAAGTTTTGGCAAAG GATGTGACTGTCTCGACAGATGGGTTTTCAAATGATCTGCAACATGAGAAGCACCAGGAAATTTTACTCGACTCCTACATATCACATTCTCGTCTTGTTGATGTAGAGAGAGAACTGGGACGATGGGTCCCCGATAACGATGATCCACAGTGTCCGGAACTGGATGATATATTTGATGGCCCTTGGAATAGGTTGCTAAA GGGTTGGGATCAGTTTGAAACAAATGAAACATTATTTGGAGTAAAAAGCACTTTTGATGAGGAACTCTACACTACAAAACTTGAGAGGGGTCCTCAGATGAGAGAGCTGGAAAAGGAAGCCTTAAGGATTGCCAGGGAAATTGAGGATGAGGAAACCCATGATCTTCATCTGGCAGAG GAAAGAGGTATCAGTTTCCATGATAAATTTGATATTGACGAGGAGACCAGATTCTCTTCAGTTGATAGGGGTAGGAGGGATGATGATAGTGGATATGAAGAAAATGAGGATAGATCATTGGACTCATGCAATATTGAGACCTTTGGAATATCATCTGCTCCTGTCGTCAAGAGGAACACTAGTTTGATCCATTGGAAAAACAGTGATGAAGCTCAATTGTTACCGAGCTCTTCCTTACTG GATGAGGCAAATTCATCGCAATCAAATGATGGTGCAAAGTCTTGTCACACTGGTTCTTTCGATCAATCTAGTCAGCTGGCTTCTGAGTTAACTTCCAGGAGTTTCTCCATTTCAGAATGTGAAAACAG GATTGAGGACAATCCACGCAGTGCACATGGAGCAGAGGATATTTCTAAAGAACTTATTCAAGAACAGATG GTTCAGGATGCTCAATGGTCGAAACTTGTGG ATTCACAGTCATCGCTGATTCGCAATAAAGATGGCTTGGACAATGGGGCTCTATCCTCTACTGCCACGGCATATTCTCCTCCATCTCATGTTTCATTGACAGGCCGTGAGAGGATCAGTACTCCTGTTGAATTGTCAGAGGTTGCAGTATCTACTAAGGTACCCAGTGAAGCACAATCGAATGCTTGTGGGCGGCCCGGTAGTTCTGCATCATCAAGTTCTGGCTTTGTTAGTGCCGCTAATGCTTCTAGTGGTCTCGGTTTATCAccgagctcatctatgggctCATTATCTTCTGAGAAATCTACATTGAACCCCCATGCTAAG GAATTTAGACTCAATCCTAATGCCAAGAGTTTCATGCCCTCTCAAATATCTGTTAGACCTGCTTCCCCTGTGTCAGACGGTTCCTTCTATTATCCATCTGGGGTGTCTGCTGTACCACATATGCCTGGCATGCCTATGGGTGTAGGG ATTGGACCATCATTTAGTGGGCACCAGCCTGTGTTTTTTGATCCTCAGGCTGCTTCAATGCAGACACCTCAAGCATATTTTCCTCCAACTGGACATCAG TTTGGTCAGCAGATGCTTCTTGGCCATCCGAGGCAAGTTTTGTACATGCCCAGTTACCAACCG TACACCGCTTTGATCATCGACCATGGTCCAGCTTTATATCAGGTTGATGGACATGAACCATCATTTCTCCCCCTGGTACATAAAGAGGGAAGTGTTCTTTATGATAATAGCAGTTAA